The following are encoded in a window of Perca flavescens isolate YP-PL-M2 chromosome 24, PFLA_1.0, whole genome shotgun sequence genomic DNA:
- the LOC114550652 gene encoding gamma-crystallin S yields MEVQEFKWPKQWIILGKDVKMAASPEKISRDGTHHSSSNTIIFYEDPSYQGRRYECDGDCTDFHSYLSRCNSARVESGTWVIYERPNYMGYQYVLGRGEYPNYQSWIGLNDRVCSCKMINIASGDPYKIQLYVKGDFAGRVFEATDDCPSVLENFHWREVHSCRVLGGWWVFYEHPNYKGRQYVLEKGEYRKPVDWGAVCPTVQSFRRLTE; encoded by the exons TTAAATGGCCCAAACAGTGGATTATTCTGGGAAAGGATGTGAAGATGGCTGCATCACCTGAGAAGATATCAA gggatggtactcatcattcttcttcaaacacg ATCATCTTCTACGAGGACCCAAGCTACCAGGGTCGCAGGTACGAGTGCGACGGCGACTGCACCGACTTCCACTCCTACCTGAGTCGCTGTAACTCGGCTCGAGTGGAGAGCGGGACCTGGGTGATCTACGAGAGACCGAACTACATGGGCTACCAGTACGTCCTTGGTAGAGGCGAGTACCCCAACTACCAGAGCTGGATCGGCCTCAACGATAGGGTCTGCTCCTGCAAGATGATTAACATC GCCAGTGGAGACCCTTACAAGATCCAGCTCTATGTCAAAGGGGACTTTGCCGGTCGGGTGTTCGAGGCGACTGACGACTGCCCCTCCGTGCTGGAGAACTTCCACTGGAGGGAGGTCCACTCCTGCCGGGTCCTGGGAGGCTGGTGGGTCTTCTACGAGCACCCTAACTACAAGGGCCGGCAGTACGTGCTGGAGAAAGGCGAGTACCGCAAGCCGGTGGACTGGGGCGCTGTCTGCCCCACTGTACAGTCTTTCAGAAGGCTAACTGAGTAG